A window of Punica granatum isolate Tunisia-2019 chromosome 8, ASM765513v2, whole genome shotgun sequence genomic DNA:
CATTTTCCGCCAGAATACAgacaaaaatgcatttttcgaCAGAATGCAGagaaaaatgcattttccGCCAGAATACAGAACAAAATGCATTTTCcgacagaatacataacataGTGCATTTTTTGACAGAATACAGAATAAAATGCATATTCCGACAGAATGCAGAGAAGAGTGCATTTTTCGATAGAATGCAgacaaaaatgcattttttgacAGAATGCAgacaaaaatgcatttttcgaCAGAATACAgagaaaaatgcatttttcgaCAGAATACAGAGAAAAATACATATtccaacagaatacataacagaGTGCATTTTTCGACAGAATACAGagaaaatacatttttcaacATAATGTAACACAGTAAACATACAACTATTTCTGAAGCTGTTTCAACTAAGCCTTCAGGATCTTCGACTCATGGTATTTGATCCTTGTGACGAGCTTGAATGGGAAGTCGACGCTGAAGCTGTTGACGCTGGTGCAAGTACTCTTGGCCTTATCGGAGGAGGCCTTAAAGGGTGACTACTCCAATTGCCTCTACCCATCATTGCTGCAGggtacctgaatggaaatgtGCTTGGACATGGCGCAGAATTCAATGGTGTTGGAGGCCTCCAATTAGGACCTTGGTTTGCTGCTATCCCCATTCCCGAACTAAGAGGCCTTCGTTGAACCTATAAAAAGAATGTTTATATGTTGGCTTCCCTTCattacaaaaagtttcaataCTCAATGTGAGTTCAATCAACCTGAGCAGAGGAATGTGAAGCTGATCGAATGGATCCCACTGAAACAGGTACGCTAGGCCCGAGAATGATGGAGTCTTGAGAACCTATAATAGGCCTTGAAGGGCCTGAGGGGGCTTCAACCTACGAAACAAAGTTATCGTAAAAATTTCTAAGAGAAAGCCAATAATATAAATCATAGTAAACAGGATAAACAATTATTATACCTGTGCATCAGATGCATTAGGACCTCTGGATGTTCTTCTGTTTCCCCTCTTATCTGGAGCATCATTAGTGGCTTCATTCATACATCGTCTAATGTTGTGCCCAGTCTTTCCACATCTAGAACAGTGAATCTCACCATACTTTCTTGTTGCCTTGGAGGAGTTGCTAGAAGTACTTGCCTCACCCTCAGATTGCCTTCTCCTTTGCTTAGGCCTTCCAGACGGTCTTTTAAATGCTGGTGGTTTAATTGGTGGTAGTTCAGTGCGGTGCCAGTCACTTTCACCGGTAATTGGTTCAATGTAAGGGACATAAGTGGCTCTCCATCGTTCAGTTGAATACCATGAGTGAACATACTTCTCGGGCTCCAAATTATTGTAAGCCATGCAAGCAATAGCATGTGCACATGGTATCCCAGTTAACTGCCACATTCTACAACTGCAAGTTGCAGCACCTAAATCTACCACCTTACATTGGGGCCTTTTCCATACTTGAAATTTGTAACCATCAGCATCACCAACCCATTCAGGGGTCCAATATGAACTGTCTTTTCTAGACTTCTCTAGCCTACTCTGCGCTACTGGACAAATTGGACCCACAAAGCTATTTGCCCTCACTCTGTGCTtattcatcttccccatcaaaTAACATCTAATCTCTTCAAGCATCGTAATGATTGGTTTACCTCTGAACTTCACAATCTTCGAGTTAAACTGCTCACAAGTATTATTTAGTAGATTATCATTCTTTGGATAATCACTAAATCCAGCTTTCGTCCAAGCGTCGGGATTAAATCTCTTCAGCCATGCCCATGCAGCCTCATTCATTCTCTTCATTACCATCATATTATGTTCAAATTCCACCATTGTGGTACTTCTTGCACATTTCCACAATTGCTTGGTTAGGTCCATGTTCTTGAAGTTGCTGTAGAAGTTCCTCCATATGTGCAATACACAATTTCTATGTGGAGCACCAGGACATAATTCCTCCAAAGCCAATTTCAAACCCTGCAAGAATCTTTATCGTCAAATAACATTCTACTTTTAgtcaatattaaaatattatagttAAGTGATAGATACCTTTtgttgatttgatataaagtTCCACCCATTGTCACTGTACTGTCCAATATCACCAAGCAAATTTGTCAAAAACCAACTCCATGTATCCCTACTTTCTTGCCCAACAACAGCTACTGAAATCACATAAAAATGTTGATTGCCATCTTGAGCAACAGCAGACAGTAACTGTCCTCCGTAATATCCCTTCAGAAAACACCCATCTAGCCCAATCAAGGGCCTGCATCCTGCTTTAAACCCCTGAACATTTGCATTAAAGCAAATGTATAGCCTATCAAATGTTGGTGGCAGCTCTAGAGTAGGTCTATGTACTTTCAAACCAAATGTAGAATTAGGATTCCGCCTCCTAAGTTCCTCACAGTAGTCCCATAACTTTTGATATTACAACTTCTCGGACCCCTCTACAATTTTTCTCGCCAACTTCATTGCTCTGTATATCTGATAGTCATCTACATGAATACCTCTACACCTTTTAAACCACTCAAAAGCATCATGTGCTGACATTGTCGGGTATGATCTTAATTCATCAACAAGTTGAGCAGCCAACCACTTCTTATTAGCTTGCTTGTTTTTGAACCCTCGAGCACAAGTATGTGGCTCCACGAACTTCTTTATTTTGAAAGTTTTCACATCATTACTCCAAGAACAGAAGATCTCCCATTTGCACCCTTCTGATCTACACTTTGCCCTAACCCTTTCATTATCATTCTTCACAAACTTGAACACCCTTCCTATTGCAATATTATAATCTGTCACAGCTTTCTTGAACACAGTCAAGTTTGGGAATAACATGTTTAACTGTAATTGAATGTCCTCAAATATGGCCTTCTCATCAAACTCGGGGTACTTTGCCTTCTCCTCTTCACCTTTGTCGTCATCAGAAATACACTTGTCCACTAACTCTTCCGAAATATATCCTTCCTCTTCATCACTGGAGATAACCATATCCGCTGCTGTTGGTGATATTCTGACAACTACCTGCTCCTCATTTTCAGAATCTGATTGATTACCAAGATGCTCTTCTTGTTCACCCAAATGACCTTCAGCATTGTCATTAAATATACGTTCTTCATCCCAATAAACTCCTGAATCAAAATGTTCAGTACCTTCATACTCAAACTGATCCTCCTGCCTATCATCATCATATACTTCAAGATTTTCCTCCTCACCAACCTCATGATCATTCCTtcataaaaccaaacaaagatTAAATAATAGTAGTTCAAAAAAGGTAATTCAATAAATCCGCAATCCAACACTCCAAGAGGAAGTGGTTAGGAAATACTTAAGAGTAGGATCATTATCTTTCACAAAGATTGCGCTTATGTTGGAACTTATTAGGGAATACTTATGAGTAGGGTCATTATCTTTCACAGAGACAATGAGGCAACAACCATCTGCTGGTGCATATGGGCCTCACTCAGTTTCGGATGCGTGTGTTTGTATGGGGTGCTCGCCCTACCGAGGTGTGTCCATAAACTTTGAAATTATCCAAGATATTAGGATATTTTTGCTAAGCATAAACTCAGGACCCCTTGGAACTAAAAattgcttttttttaatttgtattcAATCTTGTATTAACAGAGATTACCGCAATATCCATTGCCTACTCACAATGTTCTGGTCAGAGGTGTAATTCCTTTGGAGTTTGAGGTATAGATCTTCTGACTTCTTGTATTAATTTGAGGTTTGCGTTTCTTGGTTTAGAAGTCCACAGGATTTGAGACACATCAAATGCAGGCACACAGCAGCACGCGAGGGAAAGATCATTTATACCAATACTGACAAGATCATCTTATCGGGCAATGGAGATACCCTAAGCATTCCATTAGTTATGTATCAACGTTCCAACAAAAATACTTGTATGCATAAAAAACCCCAGATTCAGCGGGGTAAGTGCATTAAAAAGAGCTTACCTTGCCAAGGTCTAAGAACTCTACCATACTCATGAGTCGTTTTTTAAAATCCATTTAGTTTTTCATTACATATACACACCTTGCACTAAGTTACTTAAGTAGCCCTACCTATCTGCTAAGAGGCAATTGTCAACCTGTTTAGCTGACCTCAGAGGATTCCAGTCACCCGGCAAGTCGAGATGCGAGTCAAGCAGGAGGTACTTTTGGTCCACATTATATGTGCATTTTCGGTTGCATATGATGAGGGCTACTCCTTAGACCATTCGGAAAACAAATTGCTATTACAAGATGCAATCTCTGATCTCCCCAGAGTAAGTTTGAATGCATAGTCTGGATTATCTATTGCCTAATTTATGAGGTTTCACGAGTTTAAGTCTCCATAATGTTCTAGGTTGGGACATATGAGCATCGGATAAAACAAATAACAGCACAATTCATATGATAAAGAACCACAAACAGATGAAACAATCCAAACTGACCTGCTCCCCATTTGCCAAAATTGAGCTTCTCACGGCCGGGACAGCACAGAATCGGAAGAAGAACGCAAGGAAACCTAGACGAGGAGAAGATCTAGCAAATTTTGGGCGGGAACTCGTGCAGACCTGATGAGAAGAGGCGGGCAAGCTTCCGTTTCTTAGCAGGGAAATCGCGGGGATGATACGAAGGGAAGGAAGGAAATCTCCGTTAATGGCTAATCTGTCAGGGACCTACTACTGTTTTGGACGGAAGGACCAAATTGTCCAAACGTTTCAAACGTTCGGACCAAATTGTATAGAGAATTTCTTTGGGGGACGAACTTGTCCGAAGCTTCatctttcagggaccaaatcGTCCATTTAGTCGATATTTATATGTCGTGTTTCACGTTAGGAGACTTGAAGAATGAAATATACATGGTCGGTTGGTCATAGATATGTATATGTAAAGATTGTTTACCACTAAAGGTGGTGGCAACTGATTTTAAATTTACTCCCAAATGGTTTGTGTGATATAACTACATCTTGATGTCTCTGCTTTTATTTAGTTCGAAAAGGCTCAAGAAAGTTCCACATCTCTCAAATGCAGgcaagaaataataattttttttaatccgaGGTACTCAAACTTGCCCGACTGATCCATGGAGCTCCGGGATATGGAGCGGATAATCATGACAAATGTGCTCCAGTGATTTCAAGAGATTTTACACTTAAAATCGGATAAATATATGAGTTCTTCCTTAACGGTTAGACCGAATCCCTTGAAGTTGGCCGAAAAGAATTGAGTCCTCTTATTGAGCCCCTTTTGCCGCTAGCGCTACTATTCCTGGTGAATGGATTAGCATTATGTCATTTCTCCAATGGGTCACTTCACTCTCTAGTCTTTCAACAGATCAAAAAGCACCAAATCTGATAACTTGTAAAAGGGAAGACGAAGTAAGGGCATGCTATTGAAGACGTTGCAACATATGTCAGGCAAGGCCTCCGTTGTTTGAGTACAAACAAAATATGAGTCCAAACCAAGACCCGATCAATATCCGAACGGAACGAATTCGAACTTCTTCTAGAATAGGTTCCAATGCCAACTTCAATTCGTCCTTAGTTTAGTATGCCTGGTCTTCCCGCTCATACTTCCTTGCTTGTCTGTGCTTTGAATCAGAGTCCAAGTTAGCAGTTCTGATTCAGGACGGGGCAAAGAGACCATTGCTACCCATTCTGATCTCAGCTGCTTTGTCTCTTTCTCGGGCACATCCCATGCATACAGACCAATGGCACTTCTTCCTTCATCAAGCTCTTCCTCGCTGTCAACCACTTCTATCTTACTATACAAAGAATGGAGCGAATGGTAGACTAGCCTACTAATCCTTGCTTGCCATGAAAATGTATGAACATTAAttgattacaaattaattacaaCAATTAGATTTAGGATAAATTTGTAACTCTATCATGAAAACAAAATCTCAAACTGAATTTTCACGTagccacatcatcaaaaatataaaacggaGCTCTCTCGCGTTACTATATCATCATTTATATGTAcggaaatttttatatttcttatcAAGAATATATTCTCATATAGATTGTCCTAATTGgatatattcataatattttcttatttaatgtagagtagaatatatagattatatccATGTATTAACCaacgtaatatatatatatatatatatatatatatacacactgcAAGAATATGCAACAGAATAGATagattatacatatacatatatatatatatatatatatcccaaTATATAGATTACATGCAACGTTATATAAGCCTAATAGAGGCATTATAATCTGCatgaccatatatatatatagatgcgGTTTGGATTataccaaaatatatatagattatataagtataattataataaaatacttTAATGTATAGGTGCCATTTGCATGACTGTTTTGATctttatctatctatatatatatatatattcacgaAGAATCAAAATTGAATATAGTAGCGTGGATCTTGACAAGTTGCTGGGCCAGTCCCGCAGATTGGGTTTGGTAGTTACACACCAGCTAGAAAAGTGGGAACTAAGTGATATGCGGACAAAGTGCTACACCTGATGGACTGATGGACCGTGGTGGAAGCTACCTCTTGAACCGTAGGAGCCACCTCCAGAATCCTACCTGCCCGGTGAAGTGTCCTAAGTCTAGCTTGATGGGGACGTCAAGCCTTTGAGTGGGGATATTGTAACACCCCAAAATCTCACATTGACGGGAGAAGGAGTTGGTGAAGTGGTTAATAAAGATCAACCTACATGATTACTAACAATTTGGGCTTAAGCATTTTGGGCCGGTGGTTGGACTCCTTGACAAGTAGTTGGGCCAGTCTCGTAGATTGGATCGGGTTGTCACATATATCTTAATGTGAGGCAGAGTTTCTGGTAACCTCAAGGGGTTTGGCCTAGTGGTTAATGGGTATCCAATTTGCCCCGAGACCCGGGTACAAATCCCCTTGGGGCCACCGGAGCGCCTTTGGGGTGATTACCCGCTCCGTGCGTCGCCGGGGGTTCACGGAGCCCCGGGAATTAGTCGGGCAAAGCCTGGACACCCCGggtcagcaaaaaaaaaaaaaaggcagagTTTCTGGTGTCTCCCTGCTCCCGCTTATTAGATGTGGACAAGCTTTTCCAGCGGCTCCATTAACTTCACGTTTGCTGAAATTTCCTTCTCACTCTAGCCACGTACTTTTAACATTCTCTGAGCAGATTTTCAGTTTCAGGATTTTGGATCTACCTCAAGTCAGCATTCTAGAGATGGTAGTATTGCATGGTCACTTGAGATCCTAGAGAACATTCTTGCCGTTTTCTTTCTATGTAACGTGGATGATGGAGAACGAAAAATACTGATTGTTGACACTAGTTTCTTTTACACGCAGACTAAAAACTCGCAGAAGACGGGATCCAACTCTGTATCCATGCACCATTCTCAACGCCATTCAGCTTCGCCGCTAGCAGTCCATGTGCTGAAAGGAGAAAACTGATCCGAGTTGTCTGCAGCAGTATCAGTTGACAACTTGCCAGATGGGAATCCTCGTACCGACAGATCCTTCATGCATTTTTGCAGCACAAGAAGGTCAGAGTCAAGGGACTAGACAAACCATCCCCAGCCAGTCCAAGATTACTCTCTAACTGGTCTTGCAGCCAAACTCATCGTATGGATGCATCATTACTTATTAGATGCAACAAACACAAGAAAAAGCATCCTGCACAGGCTTATTCGCAGAGGATTAAATGCCAGCATGGGAAAGATTAATTTGGGACCGGTGGCAGGGTCCTTGAATTAATTTCGTACTTCCAGATGTTTTACAGAGAAGCGGATTGGTGGGCATGGAGGGGGTTTGCTATGGACTTTCctcctcaaacttttcatGTTTGTGTGGCGAACCCAGTTGGTGCATGCGAGCCCCTTTCATTCGGGACCTTTAAGATCTCTTTACCTGCCATTCCATCATCTCTCGAGACCTTTTAACTTGTCAATATCCAACCCAACACAAGCATCATGTTCTGCCTCACCATTAGCATTCCTAAAGTTTAGTAAGTTATCGTGGTCAGGTCTTGGCCTGAGCATTTTTTACTGTAGGGATCTTTTAAGTTTGGAAGAAGTCATGGAGAGAGATAGTTGATCAATACACTTTTCGAGGAATCCAATAGGCTGCGTTGAGAACTTGCGAGAGAGCACTTCGTACCCGGGATTTTATTCTCTTAAGAAGAGATCTTCTACGCTTGGCATTCTCGTTGTAGCTCATGGTTGAGGTTTCGAATACAATTCGTCAATTTCATGGTTTGTAATTTGTGGTCCAACACTATGCCTTCTTCACATAGAAAGAGACCCCAGCCCTAGTAGCCTGCTAAATGGCTGCTCTGCTCTGCTTATAAAATTAGCTCAACTGGAGTGGGCAGAATATACTTTGTGAATGATCTTTCAGCAAGAGGAGTTGTTGAATCCGAATCTACTCCCATTTGGGGCCGGATCTTGCCAGCCCCTAATCCAATCGTGCCTGTGCTTTTGGCCGGGCTGGAGCCTGCTTATTATTGGTTTCGTTCTTAATGGAAGCAATCCTGTACAAAAACAAGAAAGCTTACAGAGTAATTAAATCTCCAACGTATATATTGATTAAGTCTATAAGATGGGCATACTAAGCTTATCGGCCTCTGTGATCGATGTCAACCTCCCACAGAGTGGCAACGCCGGCAACAGACCTCCCTCGACCGATCCTCTCTGGAAGAGAGGGTtggtctttttttcttttctcaagttttagtattattttgtaaaattcaGAACAATTTACTCTTGCTTCTGCTCTTTTTAATCTTCGACAGCTAAATTCTGGAGAAACATCGGACAAGATATATGTGGGAGAACCTGAGCATGCCAATGGCCAGACCGACAAACTGTGGCAAAAAATTTCTTAGCCGCACTTCCTCTGTTGCTAAACTTATGCTTCTCTCCAGCTGTCTTCAGCATATCATCAGCCAATACCAAGAAGCAAGGAATGAATCACCAGCGTGGATGACTGGATGGAATATTACTTTCAGCTATGAAATATGTCtcaaaatgaatttgaaattatCCGACAGGCAAGCAGCATTAGGAAGCTTCTATCCTGTTTCAAGTGGTAAAGCGCATGTGAAGGTCCCAATTTTACTATGGTCTGCTCCATTTACGTGATGCATATGTTCACTAAACCAAGATTCGTGTTTAATGACCCTCACCAACTTGAGGGCATCCAATTCACCATTATTTTGCCTTCACTGTCAGAATGATTACCTGAATAATTAGTTTAGAATTTAGATGATGCAAATTTCCTTCGAGAGCTGGCAGAATCACCAGTATGGAAAGCTACAGTGAGTCGTTTTAGAAATGAAAGTACGGTTAAGAATACTTGCAATAACTTCGAAAGGTTTTCCAAGAAAGATCATATGCAACACTATGTCTTCAGCACCGGAAGTTATTTTGAGTACTCAAGTCCATGAATCTCTTCTGTAAATGCTAAATCTGGCTGCTTTATTAGTGAGTCGCAGCGTCGATAACATTTCAAAAATCCGGGCAGTTCTGCTTTACTTATAAACCCGGCTGCTTTATTGAGGATGATTGCGTGATTTCCTTCCCGGagactgatatatatatattggacaTCACACATCGCAGAAAAGTCGATTCTTGTCTAAGATAAGaaaccattccaaacaatctcttttttctcttttcttttatctcttttatatataaaaagataaggaaatcTCATCTCATGCAGGAATTTTGTTGCTTGCCTTTAAAGCaaagtaattatatattagtGCACAACATCTGTTCTATGTCTCGACAAAAGGACTGACTTGATAAGTATATTAGAGGCCTGGTTTACCCTTAAGCCCTCTAAACTGTTAACATCATAAGGACAATCTGAAGTCACATTTATTTGGTGAAATTGCAACCGGCAATGTAGTTATGGGGTGTACGGATCAGCACCATGTCATGAATGGAGTGTCCTAAATATGAAGGGCACGTCTGGTAACCTGGATAAAGGGGACCTGAAATCCTAAACCTATGTTGGTGATGACAGGATAGGAATGGGATTTGCCaggatataattattaaggaGTTAATCCTAGTCAAGGAGTGGGTTATAAGGTTTAGAcaagaataatattttaaaggTTCACCGAACTAGCATAATCGTTCAATTCTCGCCCAACCATTTTCCTATCATAGTGGGTTCATATAATGACATAACTATGCAATTTCTCTCCATATTAAACCCCATAATGTTGCTGCTCTTCCTTCAGTTTCTGCAGAAACTACGTGCTTCTCAGTTTCTTTACTCCATCTGCTTCCCACATACGAACTTTGCGCTTGCCCAGAAGACACAATCAGCTGTGTAATTCAATCGTGTCTCTGAACAACTGGGAAATATTGAAAACGTTACAATACTTCAGCCCTGCCGTGACCATACTGAATATTCAATATCCATGAACAACTCAAGTACTGACTTAGAATGATCTGCCGGGCAATGCAGCATCGGGAAGTCTGTTCCATTTCAAGTACTAAAGAATATTTTAAGGTGTAATATTTAATCTAGACAAGGCAAAGCTCGGATGGGAATGtagataaaataaagaaagtaaaaaggagagaaatgggGCTCTATGGCTTAGGTATTTCTACAAAAATGGACGTGAAACAGTCTAAACAGAGGAGCCGAATTTCAAtactataatatttttttcgggTTATTAATTGTTTGTCAGATATTTAATGTCATTAATAGTTCATGTAGCAGTTTGAAGCAGCATTAggagaataaaataaaatgttccaATTAGAGCGCATTCGTAGGCTCTTTTACAAGGTAACAATGACTTGAAAGTAAAAGGCATCCTAAGcatatcttctttttctttattaagcCGGGAATCTTATTCATTGCTTTTCCTTAAAGCAAAGTAATGAATTTcatccacccaaaaaaaagggaatGTGCAAATAGCGAGTTTAACATCAAAGAAAACATCCATAAATTCATAGAcaccaaataaataaagccTTTTATAATTATCAATAGAAGGCGTAGCGTAGCGGCATACGTTTTTACTTGGTAATTAAAATGTTTTATGTTCAATAGTAAGATGGTGTATTAGTGCCCCTTTatcatttattaaaatttctattttattgt
This region includes:
- the LOC116188698 gene encoding uncharacterized protein LOC116188698, whose amino-acid sequence is MGSRNDHEVGEEENLEVYDDDRQEDQFEYEGTEHFDSGVYWDEERIFNDNAEGHLGEQEEHLGNQSDSENEEQVVVRISPTAADMVISSDEEEGYISEELVDKCISDDDKGEEEKAKYPEFDEKAIFEDIQLQLNMLFPNLTVFKKAVTDYNIAIGRVFKFVKNDNERVRAKCRSEGCKWEIFCSWSNDVKTFKIKKFVEPHTCARGFKNKQANKKWLAAQLVDELRSYPTMSAHDAFEWFKRCRGIHVDDYQIYRAMKLARKIGFKAGCRPLIGLDGCFLKGYYGGQLLSAVAQDGNQHFYVISVAVVGQESRDTWSWFLTNLLGDIGQYSDNGWNFISNQQKGLKLALEELCPGAPHRNCVLHIWRNFYSNFKNMDLTKQLWKCARSTTMVEFEHNMMVMKRMNEAAWAWLKRFNPDAWTKAGFSDYPKNDNLLNNTCEQFNSKIVKFRGKPIITMLEEIRCYLMGKMNKHRVRANSFVGPICPVAQSRLEKSRKDSSYWTPEWVGDADGYKFQVWKRPQCKVVDLGAATCSCRMWQLTGIPCAHAIACMAYNNLEPEKYVHSWYSTERWRATYVPYIEPITGESDWHRTELPPIKPPAFKRPSGRPKQRRRQSEGEASTSSNSSKATRKYGEIHCSRCGKTGHNIRRCMNEATNDAPDKRGNRRTSRGPNASDAQVEAPSGPSRPIIGSQDSIILGPSVPVSVGSIRSASHSSAQVD